From Salinirubellus salinus, the proteins below share one genomic window:
- a CDS encoding lipid II:glycine glycyltransferase FemX, protein MSPADEPEYESFLSDHPSTTAFHTLEWRRAVEAAFDYDPAYRMVLDRGRRVLAAIPGFRVPELLGRSVVNPFCEYGYPLLAEGVDPVVVLEALGASRGRLDSVVVKDCPFSGVRGYSTAGYGGIETGCAVRLSVELPFDRLWERVFDGELRRNVRRARDHGISIEESVDLSTFYELYRGTMERMGSPQFPRSFVRELSEAFGEDFSLHTARKGDEHVAGLLSLVHGDTRHLLLNGTGGRIDDARPNHLLYVDCIERACASDLSVVDFGRTEPGTGVHEFKKQFGGTEIPLASFVTPAHRASRADVSSLKSLEPVARMLSPVVTHPSVGPRLKRFIHE, encoded by the coding sequence GTGTCGCCGGCCGACGAGCCCGAGTACGAGTCGTTCCTGTCCGACCACCCGTCCACGACCGCCTTCCACACGCTCGAGTGGAGACGGGCCGTCGAGGCGGCCTTCGACTACGATCCTGCCTACCGGATGGTACTCGACCGAGGCCGGCGCGTACTGGCGGCGATTCCGGGATTCCGCGTTCCGGAACTCCTCGGGAGGAGCGTCGTGAACCCCTTCTGTGAGTACGGCTATCCGCTGCTGGCCGAAGGTGTCGACCCGGTCGTGGTACTGGAGGCGCTGGGAGCTTCGCGTGGCCGACTCGACTCGGTCGTCGTGAAAGACTGTCCCTTCTCGGGCGTCCGTGGGTACAGTACGGCGGGGTACGGCGGTATCGAGACCGGGTGTGCGGTCCGGTTGTCGGTCGAACTTCCCTTCGACCGTCTCTGGGAGCGCGTGTTCGACGGAGAGCTCAGACGCAACGTCCGGCGGGCGAGAGACCACGGGATATCGATCGAGGAGAGCGTCGACCTCAGTACGTTCTACGAACTCTACAGGGGCACGATGGAACGGATGGGGAGCCCACAGTTCCCCCGCTCGTTCGTCCGGGAACTCTCCGAGGCGTTCGGTGAGGACTTCAGCCTCCACACAGCCCGAAAGGGTGACGAACACGTAGCGGGCCTCCTGTCGCTGGTCCACGGCGACACCCGCCACCTCCTCCTCAACGGGACGGGCGGGCGTATCGACGACGCCCGGCCGAACCACCTGCTGTACGTCGACTGCATCGAGCGGGCGTGTGCGTCCGATCTCTCGGTGGTCGACTTCGGCCGGACCGAGCCAGGCACGGGGGTACACGAGTTCAAGAAGCAGTTTGGCGGGACGGAGATACCGCTGGCAAGCTTCGTTACCCCTGCGCACAGGGCCTCCCGCGCGGACGTCTCGTCGCTCAAGAGCCTGGAACCGGTGGCCCGGATGCTGAGTCCGGTCGTCACCCATCCTTCGGTTGGACCTCGACTGAAGCGGTTCATCCACGAATGA
- a CDS encoding DHH family phosphoesterase, with protein MTTSRDWDAGAFETDADDSADTARRALLNSTTDVANVPLEEVPEQFGRLQDRVAEQEKLNAELRATAARAWWRGLEAGRKRAEDGHDSPIYLADPPEADHEIARQVAIQAVEHDRGVVVAVGREDGSVSVGVGGNLSDTVSAIEVAREVLAPLDGSAGGSDELANGGGSDPEAILASAREVVDRLRVEHGAGQV; from the coding sequence TTGACCACGAGTCGTGACTGGGATGCGGGGGCGTTCGAGACGGACGCCGACGACTCGGCGGATACTGCACGGCGAGCGTTACTGAACTCGACGACGGACGTGGCGAACGTCCCGCTCGAGGAGGTTCCAGAACAGTTCGGGCGACTCCAGGACCGGGTCGCAGAGCAGGAGAAACTGAACGCCGAACTCCGCGCCACCGCCGCACGCGCGTGGTGGAGGGGCCTAGAGGCTGGAAGGAAACGCGCCGAGGACGGACACGATTCCCCGATCTATCTCGCCGATCCCCCGGAGGCCGACCACGAGATCGCTCGACAGGTCGCCATCCAGGCGGTCGAACACGACCGAGGGGTCGTGGTCGCAGTCGGCCGTGAGGACGGCTCGGTCTCCGTTGGCGTCGGTGGTAATCTGTCGGACACGGTCTCGGCCATCGAAGTCGCGCGCGAGGTGCTGGCGCCTCTGGATGGTTCGGCCGGTGGGTCCGACGAACTGGCGAACGGCGGCGGGAGTGACCCGGAAGCGATACTCGCCTCGGCCCGGGAGGTCGTCGACCGACTTCGGGTGGAACACGGAGCCGGCCAGGTCTGA
- a CDS encoding arylsulfotransferase family protein: MTAATSSPVPTRTFVRGLFAVLVVVSAGFLVVANSSAAVADPYAELRAQAALPPEERTPVAPPADGTTVVTSHQDGDLFVLAPDGTVTFHTGRHDGYWDVDPVPGGDRTLLYAATDKLDSSDAACEPVEPDGHCARQLVERVDLTTGEVTVLYSRIDPRYRASEWHDVDRLDDDHVVIADMYRNAVTVVNVTSDTVSWAWNLQSYAPLSSGGPFPDDWAHLNDVEVLDDGRIVVSLRNHDQVVFLDPPEGVQDEWTLGADGDHSILYEQHNPDYIPRENGGPALLVADSERNLVVEYQRQDGRWNQSWAWTDSTLQWPRDADRLPNGHTLVTDTHGGRVVEVDREGRVTWTFDLPRPYEAERLETGDESAGGPSAVEAGLRSSTDLDGAGSSADARSTSLLEQAKIGLKGLVPTKVANGITSVAPVWMGVFDLLAVLVGVLAAVCWGAAESWWAGYRLRSPVGRRS, from the coding sequence ATGACGGCGGCGACCAGCAGCCCGGTCCCGACTCGGACCTTCGTTCGAGGCCTGTTCGCTGTCCTGGTGGTCGTCTCCGCGGGGTTCCTCGTCGTCGCCAACAGCAGCGCAGCCGTGGCAGACCCGTACGCGGAACTGCGGGCGCAGGCAGCTCTCCCCCCCGAAGAGCGGACCCCCGTCGCCCCGCCCGCCGACGGAACGACCGTCGTCACGTCCCACCAGGACGGAGACCTGTTCGTCCTGGCTCCGGACGGGACCGTCACGTTCCACACCGGCCGTCACGACGGCTACTGGGACGTCGATCCGGTTCCCGGGGGAGACCGGACGCTCCTGTACGCGGCGACCGACAAGCTGGACTCGAGCGACGCGGCGTGCGAACCCGTCGAACCCGACGGACACTGTGCTCGACAACTGGTCGAACGCGTCGACCTGACTACCGGTGAGGTGACGGTGCTGTACTCCCGCATCGACCCACGGTACCGGGCCTCCGAGTGGCACGACGTCGACCGGCTCGACGACGACCACGTCGTCATCGCGGACATGTACCGGAACGCGGTGACCGTCGTCAACGTGACGAGCGACACCGTCTCTTGGGCCTGGAACCTCCAGTCGTACGCACCGCTGTCGAGCGGCGGTCCGTTCCCCGACGACTGGGCTCACCTCAACGACGTGGAGGTACTCGACGACGGCAGGATCGTGGTCAGTCTCCGGAACCACGATCAGGTCGTCTTCCTCGACCCGCCCGAGGGTGTCCAGGACGAGTGGACGCTCGGGGCCGACGGCGACCACTCGATCCTCTACGAGCAACACAACCCGGACTACATCCCCCGAGAGAACGGCGGCCCGGCCCTCCTCGTCGCGGACTCGGAGCGGAACCTCGTCGTCGAGTACCAGCGACAGGACGGGCGGTGGAACCAGTCGTGGGCCTGGACCGACTCGACGCTCCAGTGGCCCCGCGACGCCGACCGGCTCCCGAACGGGCACACGCTCGTGACCGACACCCACGGCGGCCGAGTCGTCGAGGTCGACCGAGAGGGGCGGGTGACGTGGACCTTCGACCTCCCACGGCCGTACGAGGCGGAGCGACTGGAGACCGGGGACGAGAGTGCCGGTGGGCCGTCGGCAGTCGAGGCGGGCCTCCGTTCGTCGACGGATCTCGATGGGGCGGGTTCGAGCGCTGACGCCCGGTCCACTTCACTACTCGAACAGGCGAAGATTGGCCTCAAGGGGCTGGTCCCGACGAAGGTCGCGAACGGCATCACCAGTGTCGCACCGGTCTGGATGGGTGTGTTCGACCTCCTCGCCGTGCTGGTCGGTGTCCTCGCAGCCGTCTGCTGGGGAGCCGCGGAAAGCTGGTGGGCCGGGTACCGACTCAGGTCGCCGGTCGGGAGGCGATCGTGA